One genomic segment of Methylocystis hirsuta includes these proteins:
- a CDS encoding type IV secretion system protein — translation MDMVTQLFQRVDTIAVSAIEVIYDSIATELLPVFTVALTAYIAYWGYEMLYGRAPLTAGAFLWRVFRIGLIYAIGFYWGDFSVLVVEVFTKTANGIATAICTGTGGTGCGTPETSVASQLSNLFTTAMQATKTVAASGGWGAAIGLSLLSIVLLILTVIFLSFAITLVLVGKIALFILLGLAPLFIAMALFEFSSALFSGWLRTCAQYAIVPAIVYGMLSFLLTLMSATVSNLGAITDVSSGLTVIAPFLILCIVGTVMLPQSLSIAASIAGGHSLQNPFYGLATRGLRDYAYWRVARGWRNGGGGPAETPALPPPQATITQGAATISPGAGSRDFSADPRAEQVAGALIEARVAQARARNREG, via the coding sequence ATGGATATGGTGACGCAGCTCTTTCAGAGGGTCGACACGATCGCGGTCAGCGCCATTGAAGTCATCTACGATTCCATCGCGACCGAGCTGCTTCCCGTCTTCACCGTCGCTCTGACGGCTTACATCGCCTATTGGGGCTATGAAATGCTTTATGGCCGCGCGCCGCTGACGGCGGGCGCGTTCTTGTGGCGAGTCTTTCGGATCGGCCTGATTTACGCCATCGGCTTCTATTGGGGCGACTTTTCGGTGCTCGTCGTCGAAGTGTTTACGAAGACGGCGAACGGAATCGCGACGGCGATTTGCACGGGGACCGGCGGGACGGGATGTGGAACACCGGAAACATCCGTCGCCTCGCAACTCTCAAATCTATTCACCACGGCCATGCAGGCGACGAAGACTGTCGCCGCGTCGGGCGGTTGGGGCGCGGCGATTGGGCTTTCATTGCTATCGATCGTTTTGCTGATTCTGACGGTGATATTTCTCTCGTTTGCAATCACGCTCGTTCTCGTTGGAAAGATAGCATTGTTCATCCTGCTCGGTCTGGCGCCCTTGTTCATTGCGATGGCGCTATTCGAGTTCTCGTCGGCCCTGTTTTCCGGCTGGCTGCGGACCTGCGCGCAATACGCCATCGTTCCGGCCATTGTTTATGGAATGCTGAGCTTCTTGCTGACCTTGATGAGCGCAACAGTCAGCAACCTCGGCGCGATAACGGATGTGAGTTCGGGACTGACGGTCATCGCGCCGTTTCTGATTTTGTGCATCGTCGGGACGGTGATGCTGCCGCAATCTTTGTCGATCGCGGCATCGATCGCCGGCGGTCATTCACTGCAAAACCCGTTTTACGGGCTCGCGACGCGAGGCCTGCGAGATTATGCTTACTGGCGCGTAGCGCGCGGCTGGCGAAATGGCGGCGGGGGACCGGCGGAGACGCCCGCGCTACCGCCTCCACAAGCGACCATCACCCAAGGGGCGGCGACGATTTCGCCGGGCGCGGGCAGTCGCGACTTTTCCGCAGATCCGCGCGCCGAACAAGTAGCGGGCGCGCTGATCGAAGCCCGTGTCGCGCAAGCGCGCGCCAGAAATCGTGAAGGCTGA
- a CDS encoding virB8 family protein, translating into MQPEAESGADLPLANDSYFHDGARWERDIYRRLEISRNVWRVVAVAALVCLAIGLLTLLSLVPLKSTEVVTLLVDKATGFVEVAKPLEEGGPISQREAVTQANIVRYIRARETYDPPALRDNFELAALLSAGQASKDLQEAFSPNNLHNPVKLYGINGRIRVIVHSVNFLSQGWMENPKSPATAAVRFTTIRTSDRERLEEHWAANVRFRYTAEPMKNEWRWDNPLGFQVIEYRKDQETVAPLVGAAPVEAPPVAPATGAPTP; encoded by the coding sequence ATGCAACCCGAGGCGGAAAGCGGGGCTGATCTGCCCCTGGCGAACGATTCCTACTTTCATGACGGCGCGCGTTGGGAGCGCGATATTTATCGGCGACTTGAGATTTCAAGAAATGTCTGGCGCGTCGTCGCGGTCGCGGCGCTCGTCTGCCTTGCCATCGGGCTGCTGACCCTGCTGTCGCTGGTCCCGCTCAAATCAACCGAAGTCGTGACGCTGCTCGTCGACAAGGCGACGGGCTTTGTCGAGGTCGCGAAACCTTTGGAAGAAGGCGGGCCAATCTCGCAGCGTGAAGCGGTCACGCAAGCAAATATCGTTCGCTACATCCGCGCGCGCGAAACCTATGATCCGCCCGCGCTACGGGACAATTTCGAGCTGGCGGCGCTGCTGTCAGCCGGACAAGCCAGCAAGGATCTGCAGGAAGCCTTCTCGCCGAACAATCTTCATAACCCGGTCAAGCTCTACGGGATCAACGGCCGCATCCGCGTCATCGTTCATAGCGTGAATTTCCTGTCGCAAGGATGGATGGAAAACCCCAAATCGCCGGCGACGGCGGCCGTGCGCTTTACGACCATTCGAACAAGCGACCGCGAGCGGCTTGAGGAACACTGGGCCGCGAATGTGCGCTTTCGCTACACGGCGGAGCCCATGAAAAATGAATGGCGGTGGGACAATCCGCTCGGCTTCCAGGTGATCGAATATCGAAAGGATCAAGAAACCGTCGCGCCACTTGTCGGCGCCGCTCCGGTTGAAGCGCCCCCGGTCGCGCCGGCGACGGGAGCGCCCACGCCATGA
- a CDS encoding type IV secretory system conjugative DNA transfer family protein translates to MRALAYVIIGLIALACAFFAWEASFAALVGLQTKSWELWRRFFHGLEIVLPAQVAYQQWASPVVQQIATKALLGGLIALALVTLGLAQAMESLGGARQPSGGARLATERDLSKAGLLNGRPGYSFFLGRFNGKDIRYSGASHIYVNGPTRSGKGVGFVLPNAIEWRGSLIGLDIKREMWDQIGAARAALGQDVFMFSPGSAQSHCWNPLDLVSPWPERATDVANIAHSLIPLPQSGDPYWAETARGLFAGLLAYVLDAHEPPTEGRTIKAALKMFSRGRPLVAEMAKFLANEPGLNAFVQDKFRQHISREEKQRQSFESHIVTALEPWNNSLVDAATSRSDFNIAELRRRPFTILIGTPVGNFAAVEAVVRLLVQQVHDVLLRNLPGLDEPHKLLLMLDEFFQFGRMPEIVDRAPLVAGYGFQIAVIAQGLTQLDVRYGKPTRDMLIGNMDVKLLIGVGDETTARYCADELGKHYVRREGWGTSVGAGFGGSQGRATRTTQGRWELEPLMTSEAMRRLDATKAVLLVRGEYGAVIDKAHFFKEFRFKRLVKAASGFAQRIAIPDVTDAGGGEIETFAPGAPGGFKHLVAKDRVMREARALYLDTSAFEAAFVRAMTEAGNGATADLLNVLRMEPAQLGELRATRKGIFAQAPSPEAATAALRREVYSARRLLNDERAQLAPTIGAAATPQVAAAGATAPIASPGPILEPAIGNSAASSESDSPERSALHISDDMLARLNDVKGQSDIAADVVKSAATRAAKDDAAKLGALVDALSVQAELFMDTPTPGDLAALTAAVEAETVEQ, encoded by the coding sequence ATGCGAGCTCTCGCCTATGTGATCATCGGGCTGATCGCGCTCGCCTGCGCCTTTTTCGCGTGGGAAGCGTCCTTCGCGGCGCTTGTCGGACTGCAAACCAAGTCGTGGGAGCTGTGGCGCCGCTTTTTCCACGGCCTTGAGATCGTCTTGCCGGCGCAAGTGGCCTATCAGCAATGGGCTTCTCCCGTGGTTCAGCAGATCGCGACCAAAGCCCTTCTGGGCGGTCTAATCGCGCTGGCCCTCGTGACGCTCGGATTGGCGCAAGCCATGGAGTCGCTCGGCGGGGCGCGCCAGCCGTCCGGCGGCGCCCGGCTGGCGACCGAACGCGACTTGAGCAAGGCGGGGCTGCTGAACGGGCGGCCCGGCTATTCCTTCTTCCTCGGTCGCTTCAATGGCAAGGATATTCGCTATAGCGGCGCCAGTCATATTTACGTCAACGGCCCGACGCGCTCGGGAAAGGGCGTCGGCTTCGTCCTGCCGAACGCCATCGAATGGCGCGGCTCCCTCATCGGTCTCGATATCAAACGCGAAATGTGGGACCAGATCGGCGCGGCGCGCGCGGCGCTGGGGCAGGACGTTTTCATGTTCTCGCCCGGCTCGGCGCAGTCGCATTGCTGGAATCCGCTCGATCTCGTGTCGCCATGGCCCGAGCGCGCCACCGATGTCGCCAATATCGCGCACAGCTTGATTCCGCTGCCGCAATCAGGCGATCCCTATTGGGCGGAAACCGCGCGCGGTCTGTTCGCCGGTCTGCTGGCCTATGTCCTCGACGCGCACGAGCCGCCGACCGAAGGGCGCACGATCAAGGCGGCGCTGAAAATGTTCAGCCGAGGCCGACCGCTCGTCGCGGAAATGGCGAAATTTCTGGCGAATGAGCCCGGGCTCAATGCGTTCGTCCAGGACAAGTTCCGCCAACACATCAGCCGCGAAGAAAAACAGCGTCAGTCATTCGAGTCGCATATCGTCACGGCCCTGGAGCCATGGAACAACAGCCTGGTCGATGCGGCGACAAGCCGGTCCGACTTCAACATTGCGGAGCTGCGGCGACGGCCGTTCACGATCCTGATCGGAACGCCCGTCGGAAACTTTGCGGCCGTCGAGGCCGTCGTGCGTCTTCTCGTCCAACAGGTTCACGACGTTCTGCTGCGCAATCTGCCGGGTCTCGATGAGCCGCATAAGCTGCTGCTGATGCTCGATGAGTTTTTCCAGTTCGGACGCATGCCTGAAATAGTTGACCGCGCACCGCTCGTCGCCGGCTACGGCTTTCAGATCGCGGTGATCGCGCAAGGCTTGACGCAGCTCGACGTGCGCTATGGCAAGCCGACGCGCGACATGCTCATCGGCAATATGGATGTGAAGCTGCTCATCGGCGTTGGCGATGAGACGACGGCGCGCTATTGCGCCGACGAACTCGGAAAGCATTACGTCCGCCGCGAAGGATGGGGCACGTCGGTCGGGGCCGGATTCGGCGGATCGCAGGGCAGGGCGACGCGCACCACGCAAGGAAGGTGGGAGCTGGAGCCGCTGATGACGAGCGAGGCGATGCGGCGGCTCGATGCGACGAAGGCCGTGCTGCTCGTGCGCGGCGAATATGGCGCCGTCATCGACAAGGCGCATTTCTTCAAGGAATTCAGGTTCAAACGATTGGTCAAGGCCGCGAGCGGCTTCGCGCAACGGATCGCCATTCCTGACGTGACGGACGCGGGCGGCGGCGAAATCGAAACGTTCGCCCCCGGCGCGCCGGGCGGCTTCAAGCATCTTGTGGCGAAAGATCGTGTCATGCGCGAAGCGCGCGCGCTCTATCTCGACACCTCCGCCTTCGAGGCGGCGTTTGTGCGCGCGATGACCGAAGCCGGGAACGGCGCCACAGCGGACCTGCTGAATGTGCTTCGGATGGAGCCAGCGCAACTCGGCGAGCTGCGCGCCACCCGAAAGGGGATCTTCGCACAGGCGCCGTCGCCAGAAGCAGCGACGGCCGCGCTGAGGCGAGAAGTCTATTCGGCGCGTCGGCTGTTGAATGATGAACGCGCCCAATTGGCGCCGACGATCGGCGCGGCAGCCACGCCACAAGTGGCAGCTGCTGGCGCCACCGCGCCCATCGCCAGCCCCGGGCCGATACTCGAGCCGGCCATCGGTAATAGCGCGGCGTCCAGTGAGAGCGACTCGCCTGAGCGTTCGGCGTTGCACATTAGCGACGACATGCTCGCCCGGTTGAATGACGTAAAAGGACAATCGGACATCGCGGCTGACGTCGTGAAGTCGGCCGCGACGCGCGCCGCGAAAGATGACGCAGCGAAACTCGGCGCGCTTGTCGACGCGTTGAGCGTTCAAGCCGAACTGTTCATGGATACGCCGACGCCCGGCGATCTGGCGGCGCTGACTGCGGCTGTGGAAGCGGAGACCGTAGAGCAATAA
- the virB9 gene encoding P-type conjugative transfer protein VirB9 produces MRKIAIVLIIVAIGTTPAFGEQAPRAVIQDSRIRTVPFQRDNVVVVHGALGVSTMVAFGDDERIETVAIGDSVGWQAVPDQSKRFLFIKPLEPHAATNMNVVTRKRIYNFLLRAIDNRASVVFKVRFTYPDVEEDQRLLALAKAKAAMPNYRALMSRPGTNFDYTYKGQVTAKPDFVFDDGIKTYFRFSGEVPAIFLVKPDRSETLVNYRREGEIIVVDKVAGQFTMRKGDETACVFNLRAESMPAPVTRETDVQPQYQAEHATQPFWTQILAPGQAVSPAQ; encoded by the coding sequence ATGAGAAAGATCGCTATTGTCTTGATCATAGTTGCGATCGGAACCACCCCGGCTTTCGGCGAACAAGCGCCGCGCGCGGTCATTCAGGACTCACGCATTCGAACCGTGCCTTTTCAACGCGACAATGTCGTCGTGGTGCATGGCGCGCTCGGCGTCTCGACGATGGTCGCGTTTGGCGACGATGAGCGGATCGAAACCGTCGCGATCGGCGATTCCGTCGGATGGCAGGCCGTGCCGGACCAGTCGAAGCGGTTTCTGTTCATCAAGCCGCTCGAACCCCACGCCGCTACCAATATGAACGTCGTGACGCGCAAGCGCATATACAATTTTCTCCTGCGCGCCATCGATAATCGCGCGTCTGTGGTGTTCAAGGTTCGCTTCACCTATCCCGATGTCGAAGAAGATCAACGCCTCTTGGCGCTCGCCAAGGCAAAGGCCGCGATGCCTAATTATCGCGCGCTCATGTCTCGGCCGGGCACGAATTTCGACTATACGTACAAAGGCCAGGTGACGGCAAAGCCCGATTTCGTCTTTGACGACGGGATCAAGACCTACTTCCGTTTCAGCGGTGAAGTCCCGGCGATCTTCCTCGTGAAACCCGATCGCAGCGAAACGCTCGTCAATTATCGGCGCGAAGGTGAGATCATCGTCGTCGACAAGGTCGCCGGCCAGTTCACGATGCGTAAGGGGGACGAGACGGCCTGCGTGTTCAATCTGCGCGCCGAGTCCATGCCCGCGCCGGTCACGCGGGAAACCGATGTGCAGCCGCAATATCAAGCCGAACACGCGACGCAACCGTTCTGGACGCAGATTTTAGCGCCGGGGCAGGCCGTTTCACCGGCGCAATAG
- the virB10 gene encoding type IV secretion system protein VirB10, with translation MAADFDEEGRLAGETITRQSSNPGMALGALFFALAVLVLGLFWYASARKQNRPQNVAEETFATARLQPGVGFNATLVPAPPQNKFVIPPPVIVNDPPPAPKAEPFDDSEAKRLAELERLRKEAEAKMQARLRSPMLIVSDKEGVTNGDPSKVTAEDKEEDPHRRFLANSEQQVTKAYAEEIRRTDALVPQGYMIRATLETAIQSDLTGMVRAITTEDVYSFDGRRVLIPKGTMLTGEYKSGLAYGQTRVFVVWTRMLRADGVSLMLQSPGTDALGRSGLTGEVDTHFLQRFGSATLLTLAGGAAQFASALGQNYNQYQGQQFVLDPASGTLIPLNAVSQGQILLNARQIGAQTVAQSVTRMAQEALRNDIKVPPTIHIDQGTPVIVFVKRDLDFSDLYPDPVKEALYELRHPKKAAGGRGCDAPALGDAAGLLPRGCASDSALVRRY, from the coding sequence ATGGCTGCGGATTTCGATGAGGAGGGGCGGCTCGCAGGCGAAACCATCACGCGCCAGTCGTCCAATCCGGGGATGGCGCTGGGCGCGCTTTTCTTCGCCCTCGCCGTGCTTGTCCTCGGCCTGTTCTGGTATGCGTCCGCGCGAAAGCAGAACCGGCCGCAAAACGTCGCCGAAGAAACATTCGCGACGGCGCGACTGCAGCCGGGGGTTGGCTTCAATGCGACGCTGGTACCCGCGCCGCCTCAAAACAAATTCGTGATCCCGCCGCCGGTCATTGTGAATGATCCACCGCCCGCGCCGAAGGCGGAACCTTTCGACGATAGCGAAGCGAAGCGCCTCGCCGAACTGGAACGGCTGCGTAAGGAGGCGGAAGCGAAAATGCAGGCGCGTCTGCGCTCGCCGATGCTGATCGTCAGCGACAAGGAAGGCGTCACGAATGGCGATCCGTCAAAAGTGACGGCCGAAGATAAGGAGGAAGATCCGCATCGGCGATTTCTTGCGAATTCCGAGCAGCAGGTGACGAAGGCTTACGCGGAAGAAATCAGGCGGACTGATGCCCTTGTCCCGCAAGGCTACATGATCCGGGCGACGCTGGAGACGGCGATCCAGTCTGATCTGACGGGCATGGTGCGGGCCATCACGACGGAAGATGTCTATTCCTTTGACGGCCGCCGCGTTCTGATCCCGAAAGGAACGATGCTCACTGGCGAATATAAATCGGGTCTCGCCTATGGACAGACCCGGGTTTTTGTCGTGTGGACGCGCATGCTTCGGGCGGACGGCGTGTCGCTGATGCTGCAGTCGCCGGGAACGGATGCGCTTGGGCGTTCGGGACTGACGGGCGAGGTCGATACGCATTTCCTGCAACGCTTCGGCAGCGCCACATTATTGACCCTGGCTGGCGGGGCGGCGCAATTCGCGTCAGCGCTCGGCCAAAACTACAATCAGTATCAGGGCCAGCAATTCGTTCTCGATCCGGCGTCGGGAACGCTGATCCCGCTCAATGCGGTGTCGCAGGGACAAATCTTGCTGAACGCGCGCCAGATCGGCGCGCAAACGGTCGCGCAGAGCGTCACGCGCATGGCGCAGGAAGCCTTGCGCAACGACATCAAGGTTCCGCCGACAATCCATATCGACCAGGGAACGCCCGTGATCGTGTTTGTGAAACGCGATCTCGATTTCTCCGATCTCTACCCCGATCCTGTGAAAGAGGCGTTGTATGAACTTCGTCACCCCAAGAAAGCCGCAGGCGGCAGAGGATGCGACGCGCCCGCTCTGGGAGACGCTGCCGGTCTACTTCCGCGAGGCTGCGCGTCCGATTCAGCGCTGGTTAGAAGATATTGA
- a CDS encoding invasion associated locus B family protein codes for MSVAPETMRFIRLLSIVSALMTCPGDALVAQEATITKFGAWQMRCAPAKPSCTLAQAVRSDDQANVQVMVTFVKIPASPNAVIQIVAPLDTFLLEGARMKVDQDEIGKLPFFKCAPIGCAAEGPISDDVISKLLTGKNIIITIYIRPGEGLRHVLSLDGFADGYKALK; via the coding sequence ATGAGCGTTGCGCCTGAAACTATGCGGTTCATTCGACTGCTTTCGATCGTCTCGGCGCTCATGACCTGTCCCGGCGACGCACTTGTCGCGCAAGAGGCGACAATCACAAAATTCGGCGCCTGGCAGATGCGATGTGCGCCTGCGAAACCTTCATGCACCCTGGCGCAAGCGGTTCGGTCTGATGATCAAGCAAATGTGCAAGTCATGGTCACCTTTGTAAAAATTCCGGCAAGCCCCAATGCGGTCATTCAAATCGTCGCGCCGCTGGACACGTTTCTGCTCGAAGGCGCGAGGATGAAAGTCGATCAGGACGAGATCGGCAAGCTTCCCTTCTTTAAGTGTGCGCCGATCGGCTGCGCTGCGGAAGGACCTATCAGCGACGATGTGATCAGCAAGCTTCTGACCGGCAAGAATATCATCATCACGATCTACATTCGTCCTGGCGAAGGGCTTCGGCACGTTCTCTCACTCGACGGCTTCGCTGATGGATATAAAGCTTTGAAGTGA
- a CDS encoding ArdC family protein, which translates to MSASERSDIYTRITVDIVAAIETDAGEWRMPWHHDGGSVARPRNVACDRSYRGVNILALWAAARRASYTSGVWGTYQQWSQLRCQVRKGEKATTVVFWKEMRKGDHANVESDGAERSDHGDREDRPRFFARGYSVFNASQVDNYMPPDLPRLSESERIACADAFFAALNIPIIIGAEACYRPDIDTVFMPPFERFIDAACYYSCLGHETGHATGAKHRLDRDLTGRFGSDKYAMDEIIVELTSSFIMADLGIAHTPRAEHAAYIASWLKALKNDSRAIFTAASKAQAAADWMHAQQSHANAAPS; encoded by the coding sequence ATGTCCGCATCAGAGCGCAGCGACATTTACACTCGCATCACGGTCGACATCGTCGCGGCCATCGAGACCGACGCCGGCGAATGGCGCATGCCTTGGCATCACGACGGCGGCTCGGTCGCCCGTCCGCGCAATGTCGCTTGTGACAGGAGCTACCGCGGCGTCAACATCCTGGCGCTCTGGGCCGCAGCCCGCCGCGCCAGCTATACGAGCGGCGTCTGGGGCACTTATCAGCAATGGTCGCAGCTCCGCTGCCAGGTCCGCAAGGGAGAGAAAGCCACGACCGTCGTGTTCTGGAAAGAGATGCGCAAGGGTGATCACGCCAACGTGGAGTCGGACGGCGCCGAGCGATCTGATCACGGCGATCGCGAGGATCGCCCGCGATTCTTCGCTCGAGGCTATAGCGTCTTCAACGCAAGCCAAGTCGACAACTACATGCCGCCCGACTTGCCGCGCCTCTCCGAGTCAGAGCGTATTGCATGCGCCGACGCTTTCTTCGCAGCGCTGAACATTCCGATCATCATTGGCGCCGAAGCCTGCTATCGTCCCGACATCGATACGGTGTTCATGCCGCCATTCGAGCGCTTCATCGACGCCGCCTGCTATTACAGCTGTCTCGGTCATGAGACCGGACACGCGACCGGCGCAAAGCATCGCCTCGATCGTGACCTCACCGGCCGTTTCGGTTCGGACAAATACGCCATGGACGAGATCATCGTCGAACTGACGAGCAGTTTCATCATGGCCGACCTCGGGATCGCCCATACGCCGCGCGCCGAGCACGCGGCCTATATTGCTTCGTGGCTCAAGGCGCTGAAGAACGATTCGCGCGCCATCTTCACCGCCGCCAGCAAGGCGCAGGCCGCCGCCGATTGGATGCACGCGCAGCAGTCTCACGCAAATGCGGCCCCGTCATGA
- a CDS encoding type II toxin-antitoxin system ParD family antitoxin, whose amino-acid sequence MSATEKRTFSLPTEQAAFIDQLVASGSYASGSEVIRAGLRALQERDAAVERWLRDEVAPAYDEIKAYPDRTLSSEKLFDNIRKRHAARLKGEM is encoded by the coding sequence ATGTCCGCCACAGAAAAGCGTACATTTAGCTTGCCCACAGAGCAAGCCGCCTTCATCGACCAACTCGTCGCCTCGGGCTCTTACGCCTCAGGCAGTGAGGTGATCCGAGCTGGCCTTCGCGCCCTACAGGAGCGCGACGCCGCCGTGGAGCGCTGGCTGCGCGACGAAGTCGCCCCGGCCTATGACGAGATCAAAGCCTACCCGGATAGAACGCTGTCCAGCGAGAAGCTCTTCGATAATATCCGCAAGCGTCACGCGGCCCGGCTGAAGGGGGAGATGTGA
- a CDS encoding type II toxin-antitoxin system RelE/ParE family toxin, whose product MKRREVEYALQADEDFGWLYDLIAEASSATRALAYVERLRAFCDRLDYASERGMRRDDIRPGLRIIGFERRVTVAFTVEAERVVVLRLFYGGANWEDAL is encoded by the coding sequence GTGAAGCGGCGGGAAGTCGAATACGCTCTGCAAGCCGACGAAGATTTCGGATGGCTCTATGATCTGATAGCTGAAGCGAGCAGCGCGACGCGGGCGCTTGCCTATGTCGAAAGGTTGCGGGCGTTCTGCGACCGTCTTGATTACGCCTCTGAGCGCGGAATGCGTCGCGACGACATTCGGCCCGGGCTGCGCATCATCGGGTTTGAGCGCCGCGTCACGGTCGCCTTTACGGTTGAGGCCGAGCGCGTCGTTGTGCTGCGGTTGTTCTATGGTGGCGCCAATTGGGAAGACGCCCTTTGA
- the virB11 gene encoding P-type DNA transfer ATPase VirB11, whose product MEALGKPHMERFGVPELTEEAITRLATHVAASTQQSVNSSTPLLSAAMPHGERFQGVLAPATPHGGSFSIRKHVIANMTLADYRARGAFDGVKVRGPRKPEVDEYPEIETELATLLEDHSPEGIRRAIEFAVVNHVTMIISGGTSSGKTTFLNALLKHVPETERVVSIEDTRELKPPQPNWLPLVASKGGQGLADVTVQELLEASLRLRPDRLFLGEIRGAEAATFLQAVNTGHPGSLTTLHADSAYGAFQRLALMTLQSNLKLTKAEIVEYVRSVVPMVIQLRRRPTRGVAEIYFRGYGAQ is encoded by the coding sequence GTGGAAGCGCTCGGCAAGCCGCATATGGAGCGTTTCGGCGTTCCCGAACTGACAGAGGAAGCGATCACGCGGCTTGCAACGCATGTCGCCGCCTCGACGCAACAGTCGGTCAATTCCTCGACGCCGCTGCTCTCGGCCGCGATGCCGCATGGCGAGCGCTTTCAGGGGGTACTCGCGCCGGCGACGCCGCATGGCGGCTCATTCTCGATCCGCAAGCATGTCATCGCCAATATGACGCTCGCCGACTATCGGGCGCGCGGCGCGTTCGACGGCGTCAAGGTTCGTGGCCCCAGGAAGCCCGAGGTCGATGAATATCCCGAGATTGAAACGGAGCTCGCGACTCTCCTCGAGGACCATTCGCCAGAAGGGATTCGGCGCGCGATCGAATTCGCCGTCGTCAATCATGTGACGATGATTATCTCCGGCGGAACGTCGTCGGGGAAAACGACGTTCCTCAATGCGCTGCTCAAACATGTGCCGGAGACGGAGCGCGTCGTGTCGATCGAAGACACGCGCGAACTGAAGCCGCCGCAGCCGAACTGGCTGCCGCTGGTCGCCTCGAAAGGCGGGCAGGGCCTCGCCGATGTGACGGTGCAGGAGCTCTTGGAGGCGAGCCTTCGTCTCCGTCCGGATCGCCTGTTCCTTGGCGAGATTCGGGGCGCGGAAGCCGCGACCTTCTTGCAGGCGGTCAATACCGGTCATCCCGGCTCTCTGACGACGCTGCATGCCGACAGCGCCTATGGCGCGTTTCAGCGGCTGGCGCTGATGACGCTGCAATCCAATCTGAAACTGACCAAGGCGGAAATCGTCGAATACGTGCGCTCGGTGGTGCCGATGGTGATTCAGCTCCGCCGGCGCCCGACGCGCGGCGTCGCGGAAATCTATTTTCGCGGCTACGGCGCGCAGTAG
- a CDS encoding type VI secretion protein — MKTSFAICVALLAGAGAAHAQMAVHDNPTFMQAQQTASHTAQIMNSNEKILNTVNQTLAAVTGNRSTGSLSLMGLGGGFQMSSVPELGSLLGGGGLSMNGLGSYGALASDIINGLNLVKTLTGGSSAATPTDQAYSGAVNTSAAVTAAVAGGQAASTARSSAFQGAKGQIGSSADIKASVDQNSQIQTQTGLTINELIGSVNLTNASLNAQQQQDLAAQSKLSNMMSFDASKATLVGQ; from the coding sequence ATGAAGACCTCGTTTGCCATCTGCGTTGCCCTGCTCGCCGGCGCCGGCGCCGCCCATGCGCAAATGGCAGTGCATGACAATCCAACATTTATGCAAGCGCAGCAAACAGCGTCGCATACGGCGCAGATCATGAACTCGAATGAGAAAATATTGAACACGGTGAACCAGACACTCGCCGCCGTCACCGGAAACCGCTCAACCGGGTCGCTGTCCTTGATGGGGCTTGGCGGCGGCTTTCAAATGTCGAGCGTGCCGGAGCTGGGTTCGCTTCTTGGCGGCGGCGGCCTGTCGATGAACGGCCTCGGCTCCTATGGCGCGCTGGCGTCCGATATCATCAACGGGCTCAATCTCGTCAAAACGCTCACCGGCGGCTCATCCGCCGCGACGCCGACCGATCAAGCCTATTCGGGCGCGGTCAATACATCCGCAGCGGTTACGGCGGCGGTGGCGGGCGGACAGGCGGCCTCCACCGCGCGCTCATCCGCCTTCCAGGGGGCTAAAGGCCAAATCGGGTCCTCCGCCGACATCAAGGCCTCGGTCGATCAAAACTCCCAGATACAGACGCAGACAGGGCTGACGATCAACGAGCTGATCGGCTCCGTGAATCTCACCAACGCGTCGCTCAATGCTCAACAGCAGCAAGATCTGGCGGCGCAGTCGAAACTCTCGAACATGATGTCGTTCGATGCGTCGAAGGCGACGCTCGTAGGGCAATGA
- a CDS encoding DUF3761 domain-containing protein, which produces MDGFHPRQQGRHWRRRCIACRPHCGRSPVTRAISVALALLFGASFALAKSPLKPELTPGTPIESQLQEHGHYSNSSGEDVHAPAHSVTGGAPDGASARCRDSTYSFSHSRSGTCSRHGGVGEWLR; this is translated from the coding sequence ATGGATGGTTTCCATCCGCGTCAACAAGGCAGGCATTGGCGACGACGATGCATCGCTTGTCGACCCCATTGCGGCCGTAGTCCCGTGACGCGTGCAATTTCCGTAGCTCTTGCCCTTTTATTCGGTGCGAGCTTTGCTCTCGCGAAGTCGCCTCTCAAACCCGAATTGACGCCGGGGACGCCAATTGAGTCTCAGCTACAAGAACATGGCCACTATTCCAATTCGAGCGGCGAGGATGTTCACGCGCCAGCACATAGCGTTACAGGCGGCGCGCCGGATGGCGCAAGCGCGCGTTGTCGCGACTCAACCTACAGCTTTTCCCATTCTCGAAGTGGAACATGCTCGCGGCATGGCGGCGTCGGAGAGTGGTTGCGTTGA